One Pyrenophora tritici-repentis strain M4 chromosome 5, whole genome shotgun sequence DNA window includes the following coding sequences:
- a CDS encoding Glyco-hydro-63 domain containing protein: MARSRAFRWGEDGIAGVSDSHGFQNIAFAFWNEKDDFLKERLFGLSNPQGNHGESLKECHFHLDNTPTHSYMKFLYKLPQRKFPYEDLIKTNGKRTRLEKEYNLVDTGVFDDDRYWDIFIETAKEADDPEELCFRVTAYNRGPEPAPLHIVPHCWFRNTWAWGHEDASLKPSITKVGPTTAQSKHHKLGERYFQLSPSPGTGPSGDDIQPELLFTDNDTNYKALWKVENKTPYVKDAFHRRIVDEEMDAVNPDNTGTKCAAWYAFDEGEGVQPGECAVVRFRFSRKNEGYLDEELFDDIIEQRRAEADEFYYRISPLPIADDLRNIQRQAFSGMMWCKQYYHFVWDQWANGDPGMPPPPPGRKAIRNKEWKHMYLDDILSMPDSWEYPFFAAWDSAFHCITLAMIDPDFAKKQLDLFTREWYMHPNGQLPAYEWNFGDVNPPVHAWSLFRVFKIERKMYGREDFDCLERVFQKLLLNFTWWVNRKDADGKNIFEGGFLGLDNIGVFNRSDPLPTGGVLEQADSTGWMGFYCLNMLNICLELAKRRRIYEDMASKFFEHFLMISDAMQFRSEGESKPLWNEEDGFYYDAISWGGPWSHQMPVRSLVGLIPLYSTMTLEPEIMNRLPSFKKRVEWFIANRPEKSKRNIHTLSKRGQGNRMLLSLVNEDRLKRIMKRMLDEDEFFADHGIRSLSKYHKDHPYSMDVNGQKYEVAYLPGDSDSGLFGGNSNWRGPIWLAVNFLLIESCQRFHLYYGNTLKVECPTGSGDYMHLGHVAEEIQHRLQHLFARGDDGRRAINDGNEMLDFDPNWKDYMWYHEFFDGDTGRGLGATHQCGWTGLIAKMIHDTGMTCRLPQTPRTPTGAADHYFDDVFTVKGKAAKRHTLRRSSTSRSIGFRSDYGDNSTNGEEEESGSPMRRKNSVGILDQEALDQKSAMEDRLNHYVSGQLQRIKTGMQDYEPDEFETMADGASDSRPQNGRRNGRGRDRDHGDYFEQDPYFSK, from the exons ATGGCACGGTCACGCGCCTTCCGCTGGGGCGAGGACGGCATTGCTGGCGTGTCCGACTCACACGGTTTCCAGAACATCGCCTTTGCTTTCTGGAATGAGAAGGA TGACTTCTTGAAGGAGCGCTTGTTCGGTCTGTCGAATCCACAGGGCAACCACGGCGAGTCACTCAAGGAATGCCATTTCCATCTGGACAATACACCAACT CACTCGTACATGAAATTCCTCTACAAGCTGCCCCAGCGCAAGTTCCCCTACGAAGACCTCATCAAGACCAACGGAAAGCGAACACGGCTCGAGAAGGAGTACAACCTCGTCGATACTGGCGTCTTCGACGACGATCGGTACTGGGATATCTTCATTGAGACTGCTAAAGAGGCCGATGACCCAGAAGAGCTGTGCTTTCGAGTCACAGCCTACAATCGCGGACCAGAACCGGCTCCACTCCACATAGTGCCTCACTGTTGGTTCAGGAATACATGGGCATGGGGCCATGAAGATGCCAGTTTAAAGCCTTCCATCACAAAAGTTGGCCCAACGACTGCTCaatcaaaacaccacaagCTCGGAGAACGCTACTTCCAGCTTTCGCCGTCTCCTGGCACAGGCCCAAGTGGCGACGATATCCAGCCAGAACTGCTTTTTACCGACAATGACACAAACTACAAGGCACTGTGGAAGGTTGAGAACAAGACTCCATATGTCAAGGACGCTTTCCATCGCCGCATCgtagatgaggagatggatGCTGTCAACCCCGACAACACTGGCACCAAATGTGCAGCCTGGTACGCTTTCGACGAGGGCGAGGGTGTCCAACCCGGCGAGTGCGCTGTAGTCCGCTTCCGCTTCTCACGCAAGAATGAGGGATACCTTGACGAAGAGCTCTTCGACGACATCATTGAGCAACGCCGTGCCGAGGCTGACGAATTCTACTACCGAATAAGCCCCCTCCCAATTGCCGACGATTTGCGCAACATCCAGCGTCAAGCCTTCTCTGGTATGATGTGGTGTAAACAATACTACCACTTTGTTTGGGACCAGTGGGCGAACGGTGACCCTGGTATGCCGCCACCTCCACCTGGCCGGAAGGCTATACGAAACAAAGAGTGGAAGCACATGTATTTGGATGACATCCTCTCCATGCCTGACTCCTGGGAATACCCCTTCTTTGCTGCTTGGGATAGCGCTTTCCACTGCATTACCCTTGCCATGATCGACCCCGACTTCGCCAAGAAGCAGCTTGACCTCTTCACGCGCGAGTGGTACATGCACCCCAACGGCCAGCTGCCAGCGTACGAATGGAACTTTGGCGATGTCAATCCTCCGGTACATGCCTGGTCGCTGTTCAGGGTGTTCAAGATTGAGCGCAAGATGTACGGGCGCGAGGACTTCGATTGCCTCGAGCGTGTTTTCCAAAAGCTGTTGTTGAACTTTACTTGGTGGGTCAACCGAAAAGATGCCGATGGAAAGAACATCTTCGAGGGCGGTTTCCTAGGTCTCGACAACATTGGTGTCTTCAACCGTTCGGATCCTTTGCCAACTGGTGGTGTCCTTGAGCAAGCTGACAGCACCGGTTGGATGGGGTTCTATTGCTTGAACATGCTGAACATTTGCCTTGAGCTTGCCAAGAGACGTCGCATCTACGAAGACATGGCTTCCAAGTTCTTCGAACACTTTCTCATGATCAGCGACGCCATGCAATTTCGCAGCGAGGGCGAGTCGAAGCCGCTGTGGAATGAGGAGGACGGCTTCTACTATGATGCCATCTCTTGGGGTGGACCATGGAGTCACCAGATGCCCGTTCGTTCTCTGGTAGGCCTCATTCCTCTATATTCGACCATGACGCTGGAGCCGGAAATCATGAACCGACTGCCCAGCTTCAAGAAGCGGGTGGAATGGTTCATTGCCAACCGTCCGGAGAAGTCGAAGCGCAACATCCATACACTATCGAAACGCGGTCAAGGAAACCGCATGCTCCTGTCACTCGTCAACGAAGACCGGCTGAAGCGGATTATGAAGAGAATGTTGGATGAGGATGAGTTCTTCGCTGACCACGGTATCCGATCGCTATCGAAATACCACAAGGATCATCCTTATTCCATGGATGTTAATGGTCAGAAGTACGAAGTCGCCTACCTCCCCGGTGACTCAGACAGTGGCCTCTTCGGTGGCAACAGCAATTGGCGAGGCCCCATCTGGCTTGCCGTGAACTTCTTGCTCATCGAATCTTGTCAGCGCTTCCACCTCTACTACGGTAACACCCTCAAGGTGGAATGCCCAACAGGCTCGGGCGACTACATGCATCTCGGTCACGTTGCAGAGGAAATCCAACATCGTCTCCAGCATTTGTTTGCTCGCGGTGATGACGGTAGAAGAGCCATCAACGACGGCAACGAGATGCTGGACTTTGATCCAAACTGGAAAGACTACATGTGGTATCACGAATTCTTCGACGGTGATACCGGCCGTGGTTTGGGAGCAACGCATCAGTGCGGCTGGACCGGTCTGATTGCAAAGATGATTCACGACACTGG CATGACTTGCCGCCTCCCACAAACGCCTCGCACGCCAACAGGTGCTGCAGACCATTACTTCGACGATGTATTCACGGTCAAAGGTAAGGCAGCCAAGCGCCATACTCTCCGCCGGTCATCTACTAGCCGTAGTATCGGCTTCCGAAGTGACTATGGCGACAATTCGACCAACGGCGAAGAAGAGGAGAGTGGAAGCCCAATGAGGCGTAAGAACTCGGTCGGCATACTGGATCAAGAGGCCCTTGACCAAAAGTCAGCGATGGAAGACCGCCTCAATCACTACGTAAGCGGCCAGCTTCAACGTATCAAGACCGGCATGCAAGACTATGAGCCGGATGAGTTTGAGACCATGGCAGATGGCGCGTCGGATTCGAGGCCTCAGAATGGTCGTAGAAATGGTCGTGGTCGTGATCGGGACCATGGCGACTACTTTGAGCAGGACCCTTATTTCAGCAAGTGA
- a CDS encoding Glyco-hydro-45 domain containing protein, whose translation MMMSQHLRNIALSLELFALLTQAAFLNYTGEAITTRYWDCCKPSCGWNGKADFSSPVESCTADDKPTDAASGTGCNGGTAFSCSGQQPWAINDTVAYGFAGAFIEPSLTHGGIEDAWCCACYQLTFTSEPLIGKSMIVQASNTAYDVTATNRFSLAIPGGNTTSTNACAKQYGVDQSVFGQNMEGIRSLDDCENLPENLRAGCQFRFDWFKDASYPSANFKRVVCPAEITAKTGCIRNDDQVLARGGQVSAAQSLTSPSSTSTMALFAAIILGLISI comes from the exons ATGATGATGTCGCAACATCTTCGCAACATCGCCCTTTCCCTGGAACTCTTCGCCCTTCTCACCCAAGCCGCGTTTCTCAACTACACTGGAGAAGCAATCACAACACGGTATTGGGATTGCTGTAAGCCCTCGTGCGGGTGGAACGGAAAGGCCGATTTTTCAAGTCCTGTCGAGTCATGTACGGCCGATGACAAGCCCACCGATGCTGCTTCTGGTACCGGATGTAACGGAGGCACTGCATTTTCATGCTCTGGTCAACAGCCATGGGCTATCAACGACACCGTGGCTTATGGCTTTGCTGGCGCCTTTATCGAACCATCTCTCACACATGGCGGCATTGAGGATGCCTGGTGTTGCGCGTGCTATCAGTTGACATTTACGAGTGAGCCTTTGATTGGGAAAAGCATGATTGTCCAAGCCTCCAATACCGCCTACGATGTGACGGCTACCAACCGCTTCTCACTTGCA ATTCCTGGTGGCAacacaacatcaacaaaTGCATGCGCCAAGCAGTATGGCGTAGACCAATCCGTCTTCGGACAAAACATGGAAGGTATCCGCTCCCTTGACGACTGTGAAAACCTACCCGAGAACCTGAGAGCTGGATGCCAGTTCCGATTTGATTGGTTCAAAGATGCATCATACCCAAG CGCAAACTTCAAACGCGTCGTCTGTCCTGCAGAAATTACAGCCAAAACAGGCTGCATCCGTAATGACGATCAAGTGCTTGCCCGTGGCGGTCAAGTCTCGGCCGCCCAGAGCCTCACATCCCCATCCAGCACTTCTACTATGGCTTTGTTCGCCGCCATAATACTAGGCCTAATATCGATATAG
- a CDS encoding FBOX domain containing protein, translating into MTRSAAQTAKRRLQRQTNPSFHLARLPPELQLLVLSKCDLTSIRRLLEVSSSLRSMFLRYPKTTIRDMFADMPSPLGHLLRTVWKFHSNEDYKLDADLTLRVLHSNSLHEWAATLPQNTSSMDKPLESIRTLTAVYEEVTQAAECVAQDMADATEAIVHPHVVTKPIVMSTTEHTRMLCALLLNKIYYWIRKKFPHFGWTDDPEFVASFMRNIEPWQVEQAASIDEYLPASHAVGSRSLTFYTAINAPLDKLDCFHNSKYYQNHRLDWFHGSGPSFTLAARTHYNGYSTSTLWPWSAVTNNELPSLDVLSYTPQLLSPGWTLYASTDGDSIPNRRRYRDLSWYLGLMLWDESRLASWNIIDVDDFKAVVELGDGLASANLADLNRLMPVYSSPQPPEHLAGYNKRRETCQIIRWTRSSVQSSLEEFLQEETAPARILDGRQPVPVKYIKAGLQCYECGLEGHNHIRCEEETWSEAEEETGSKAEE; encoded by the exons atGACGCGCAGCGCTGCGCAGACGGCAAAGCGTCGCCTGCAACGACAGACTAACCCCAGTTTCCATCTCGCACGACTGCCTCCGGAATTGCAGCTTCTC GTCCTCAGCAAGTGCGACTTGACCTCAATCAGAAGGCTTTTGGAGGTCAGCTCGAGCCTCAGAAGCATGTTCCTCCGGTACCCAAAGACGACCATCCGGGACATGTTTGCAGACATGCCTTCGCCACTTGGCCATCTTCTACGCACTGTCTGGAAGTTCCACAGTAATGAAGACTACAAGCTCGATGCCGATTTGACTCTCCGTGTTCTGCACTCTAATAGCCTACACGAATGGGCAGCCACACTCCCGCAGAATACGTCGTCCATGGACAAACCATTGGAAAGCATCCGAACTCTGACAGCCGTCTATGAGGAAGTGACTCAAGCCGCTGAGTGTGTGGCCCAAGATATGGCCGATGCAACGGAAGCTATTGTGCATCCGCATGTGGTGACCAAACCCATTGTCATGTCCACGACCGAGCACACACGTATGCTATGCGCCCTTCTCCTGAACAAGATCTACTACTGGATCCGAAAAAAGTTCCCACATTTTGGTTGGACAGACGACCCCGAATTTGTAGCCAGCTTCATGAGAAACATTGAGCCATGGCAAGTTGAACAGGCCGCTAGCATCGACGAGTACTTGCCCGCAAGTCATGCAGTCGGCTCTCGGTCACTCACGTTCTACACAGCCATTAACGCTCCGTTGGACAAGTTGGATTGTTTCCATAATTCGAAGTACTATCAAAACCACCGGTTGGATTGGTTTCATGGGAGTGGCCCAAGCTTTACTTTAGCTGCTAGAACTCATTACAACGGCTATTCCACCAGTACCCTGTGGCCCTGGAGTGCGGTGACGAACAACGAATTGCCCTCATTAGACGTCTTGTCGTACACTCCACAGCTTCTCAGTCCTGGTTGGACACTGTACGCATCGACTGACGGAGACTCCATACCGAATCGGCGTCGCTACAGGGATCTGTCCTGGTATTTGGGCCTGATGCTCTGGGACGAGAGTCGGTTGGCGTCATGGAACATTATTGATGTGGACGACTTCAAAGCAGTTGTTGAATTGGGCGACGGCCTGGCGTCTGCCAATCTTGCCGACTTGAACCGCCTGATGCCGGTATACAGTAGCCCGCAACCCCCAGAGCACCTTGCTGGGTATAACAAGAGGAGAGAGACTTGCCAGATCATCAGGTGGACCCGTAGCAGTGTGCAAAGCTCGTTGGAGGAATTCTTGCAGGAAGAAACGGCGCCGGCACGCATCTTGGATGGTCGTCAGCCTGTGCCTGTCAAGTACATCAAAGCTGGACTTCAGTGCTACGAGTGCGGCCTGGAGGGCCATAATCACATTCGATGTGAGGAGGAGACATGGTCTGAGGCAGAGGAGGAGACAGGATCTAAGGCAGAGGAATAG
- a CDS encoding ProP, Permease major facilitator superfamily yields the protein MPSRRPAIETRRSTLHYETFPTIPPRSRGHPPSNSPARNDGTRSEDSRTHRESPLPTRQLIVLAVIALAEQTALNSISPYLPEMTKSFPEVKDGQTGLYVGLIASSFALAQFTTNFFWGWLSDKIGRKPVIIMGTFLTMCCFLAFGFCRELWQAILVQALMGFVNGNSGVVSTCLGEITDRSNQSRAFTYLPVVYGIGGITGPIVGGLLVMYKNPFANSEANPYPYLLPNLFSALVLAIDLVVCMLFLEESLEEAKNLPPLGKRLGNLFSWMWQFTSSSRPTYVRRLFGKKSDDAQNMDGAEDDLDDDASDSSGESAPTLFPHTSGEELSRKEILNRDTILLLVTYFIFQLANISYNSLYPIFAEEQPPTGRGLKPEAVGLSLSFAGAITILFQVGIFGRLRGKLGNKMAYRVSLGLFIAAFGLMPWVGYKESQPYKGIGSGAGWLWFELGVVLVIKTIAGVGGLTAALLMITNSAPNHNVLGTLNGLAQTLSAAGRAAGPFVSGSLFTAATKIKPKVADIKFW from the exons ATGCCCTCAAGACGACCCGCCATCGAGACGCGCCGGTCAACACTCCACTACGAGACCTTCCCAACCATCCCCCCTAGAAGTCGCGGTCATCCTCCATCCAACTCACCAGCTCGCAATGATGGCACTCGTTCAGAAGACAGTCGCACCCATCGCGAGTCGCCCCTGCCGACGCGCCAGCTTATTGTGCTGGCCGTCATAGCGCTAGCAGAACAGACGGCACTCAACTCGATAAGCCCATACCTCCCGGAGATGACCAAGTCTTTCCCCGAGGTAAAAGACGGCCAGACAGGACTATATGTTGGGCTGATTGCCTCGTCGTTCGCGTTGGCGCAATTCACCACAAACTTCTTCTGGGGCTGGTTGTCAGACAAGATCGGACGGAAACCAGTCATCATAATGGGAACCTTCCTGACCATGTGCTGCTTCCTGGCATTTGGCTTCTGCAGAGAACTATGGCAGGCCATACTTGTGCAGGCGCTCATGGgctttgtcaacggcaactCGGGCGTTGTGTCGACATGCTTGGGCGAGATCACGGATCGAAGCAACCAGTCGCGCGCCTTCACCTACCTCCCCGTCGTCTATGGCATCGGTGGCATCACTGGGCCTATCGTGGGCGGACTCTTGGTCATGTACAAGAATCCTTTCGCTAACAGTGAAGCGAACCCATACCCGTACCTCCTCCCCAACCTCTTTTCGGCCCTCGTCCTCGCGATAGACCTGGTAGTGTGCATGCTCTTCTTGGAAGAGAGTTTGGAAGAGGCAAAGAATCTGCCGCCATTAGGCAAGAGGCTAGGAAATCTGTTTTCGTGGATGTGGCAGTTTACAAGCTCGTCACGACCGACCTACGTGCGCCGCCTGTTTGGCAAAAAGAGCGATGATGCACAAAACATGGATGGTGCAGAGGACGATCTGGATGATGATGCGTCAGATAGCTCAGGCGAGTCTGCGCCTACGCTCTTCCCGCATACCAGCGGCGAAGAGCTCTCACGCAAGGAAATCCTGAACCGGGATACTATCCTGCTTTTAGTGACTTACTTCATATTCCAGTTGGCGAATATCTCGTACAACTCTCTATACCCTATATTTGCTGAAGAGCAGCCACCTACCGGACGTGGCTTAAAACCCGAGGCTGTCGGGTTGTCCTTGTCCTTCGCAGGTGCTATCACAATACTGTTCCAAGTAGGCATATTTGGCAGGCTCAGAGGCAAGCTTGGCAACAAGATGGCTTACAGAGTCAGCCTAGGCTTGTTCATTGCAGCCTTCGGACTCATGCCTTGGGTAGGTTACAAGGAGAGCCAGCCATACAAGGGCATTGGCTCAGGTGCTGGCTGGTTGTGGTTTGAGCTTGGCGTAGTGCTGGTGATCAAAACGATTGCAGGTGTCGGCGGCCTGACAGCTGCACTTCTTATG ATCACGAACTCGGCACCGAACCACAACGTCCTCGGAACTCTCAATGGACTTGCCCAGACTCTCTCCGCCGCCGGTCGCGCAGCTGGTCCCTTCGTTTCGGGCTCACTTTTCACAGCAGCCACCAAGATCAAGCCCAAAG TAGCGGATATTAAGTTCTGGTGA